From the genome of Bombus huntii isolate Logan2020A chromosome 14, iyBomHunt1.1, whole genome shotgun sequence, one region includes:
- the LOC126873349 gene encoding thyroid receptor-interacting protein 6 isoform X1 yields MSNVSNLEQQIANLQINHGDGIKTIKSGKKVGPAVPPKPKKSQPQIPQSYTIKAASVPSYSTVLNNSGQNEKSSNLYVNSPSPYVPLNIEKNDFSLPSTANGKDVPKNYQNNENFYVHQSDEKFEPKYGYDEKNHYSNIGNMPAPQVPVEDHSRSTRNIVYSNIDPPISIPVNKTAKTEKDIIYSNIQWNSKPENTYCNIPSALNNDDLPPPPEPSEYVPCVPGSSFPPPPEELPPPPSPVSSSYSELRRATYQTDFPPDNYPNDIYGPSSQSSSTYESIYEPINPRPPSQLSCNYSMYSGYGSATSTQPQGKVSPVKEVDVLTDLLVQGMEDNAEDSDIYGICAQCGRKVEGEGTGCSAMDKVFHIDCFCCYVCKVNLQGKPFYSLENKPYCEEDYLNTLEKCCVCTRPILDRILRATGKPYHPSCFTCVVCGQSLDGIPFTVDATNQIHCIECFHKKFAPRCCVCKLPIMPEPGQEETVRVVALDRSFHIQCYKCEDCGLVLSSDSEGRGCYPLDDHVLCKSCNATRVQALTSHMTTEL; encoded by the exons ATGTCTAACGTTAGTAATTTAGAACAGCAAATtgcaaatttacaaattaatcATGGCGATGGTATTAAAACCATTAAGTCTGGGAAAAAAGTAGGACCAGCTGTACCTCCAAAACCAAAAAAATCACAACCACAG ATACCACAAAGTTATACTATAAAGGCTGCATCAGTGCCATCATACAGTACAGTGCTTAATAATTCTGgccaaaatgaaaaatcatcAAATTTATACGTGAATTCTCCTTCACCATATGTGCCACTAAATATAGAGAAAAATGACTTTTCATTACCATCCACTGCGAATGGAAAAGATGTTCCTAAAAACTATCAGAACAATGAGAATTTTTATGTGCACCAATCAGATGAGAAATTTGAACCAAAATATGGATATGATGAAAAAAATCATTATTCAAATATTGGTAATATGCCTGCTCCTCAAGTTCCAGTTGAAGATCACTCAAGATCAACAAGAAATATCgtatatagtaatatagaTCCTCCAATATCTATACCAGTTAATAAGACAGCTAAAACTGAAAAAGACATCATCTACAGCAATATTCAATGGAATTCTAAACCAGAAAATACATATTGTAACATTCCTTCTGCACTCAATAATG atGACTTACCACCACCACCAGAACCTTCAGAATATGTTCCATGTGTGCCGGGTAGTTCCTTCCCACCACCACCGGAAGAATTACCGCCTCCGCCAAGTCCTGTGTCATCTAGTTATAGCGAACTTAGACGCGCTACTTATCAAACTGATTTTCCACCTGACAATTATccaaatgatatttatggtCCAAGTTCACAATCCAGTTCTACATATGAATCTATATACGAACCAATTAATCCTAGACCACCATCACAATTATCTTGCAATTATTCCATGTACTCTGGTTATGGATCTGCTACATCTACTCAGCCCCAAGGAAAGGTCTCTCCAGTTAAGGAA gTGGACGTTTTGACTGATCTGTTAGTTCAAGGAATGGAAGATAATGCTGAAGACAGTGATATATATGGGATTTGTGCCCAGTGTGGTCGCAAAGTTGAAGGCGAAGGTACCGGTTGTTCCGCGATGGATAAGGTTTTCCATATTGACTGCTTCTGTTGTTATGTTTGTAAGGTTAACCTACAAGGTAAACCCTTCTATTCACTGGAAAACAAACCCTATTGCGAGGAAGATTATTTGAATACTTTGGAAAAGTGCTGCGTTTGCACTAGACCAATACTCGATAGAATATTAAGAGCTACAGGTAAACCTTATCATCCATCCTGTTTTACATGTGTTGTTTGCGGGCAAAGTTTGGATGGTATACCATTTACGGTAGACGCTACAAATCAGATTCATTGCATAGAATGTTTCCACAA AAAATTTGCACCTCGTTGTTGTGTTTGTAAGTTACCGATTATGCCAGAACCAGGACAAGAGGAAACTGTGCGTGTTGTAGCACTAGATCGTAGTTTTCATATTCAGTGTTACAAATGCGAGGATTGTGGGTTGGTTTTATCTTCTGATTCCGAGGGACGTGGATGCTATCCTTTAGATGACCATGTGTTATGCAAAAGCTGTAATGCTACTCGTGTGCAAGCATTAACGTCACATATGACGACTGAATTATAA
- the LOC126873349 gene encoding lipoma-preferred partner homolog isoform X2, with the protein MSNVSNLEQQIANLQINHGDGIKTIKSGKKVGPAVPPKPKKSQPQAASVPSYSTVLNNSGQNEKSSNLYVNSPSPYVPLNIEKNDFSLPSTANGKDVPKNYQNNENFYVHQSDEKFEPKYGYDEKNHYSNIGNMPAPQVPVEDHSRSTRNIVYSNIDPPISIPVNKTAKTEKDIIYSNIQWNSKPENTYCNIPSALNNDDLPPPPEPSEYVPCVPGSSFPPPPEELPPPPSPVSSSYSELRRATYQTDFPPDNYPNDIYGPSSQSSSTYESIYEPINPRPPSQLSCNYSMYSGYGSATSTQPQGKVSPVKEVDVLTDLLVQGMEDNAEDSDIYGICAQCGRKVEGEGTGCSAMDKVFHIDCFCCYVCKVNLQGKPFYSLENKPYCEEDYLNTLEKCCVCTRPILDRILRATGKPYHPSCFTCVVCGQSLDGIPFTVDATNQIHCIECFHKKFAPRCCVCKLPIMPEPGQEETVRVVALDRSFHIQCYKCEDCGLVLSSDSEGRGCYPLDDHVLCKSCNATRVQALTSHMTTEL; encoded by the exons ATGTCTAACGTTAGTAATTTAGAACAGCAAATtgcaaatttacaaattaatcATGGCGATGGTATTAAAACCATTAAGTCTGGGAAAAAAGTAGGACCAGCTGTACCTCCAAAACCAAAAAAATCACAACCACAG GCTGCATCAGTGCCATCATACAGTACAGTGCTTAATAATTCTGgccaaaatgaaaaatcatcAAATTTATACGTGAATTCTCCTTCACCATATGTGCCACTAAATATAGAGAAAAATGACTTTTCATTACCATCCACTGCGAATGGAAAAGATGTTCCTAAAAACTATCAGAACAATGAGAATTTTTATGTGCACCAATCAGATGAGAAATTTGAACCAAAATATGGATATGATGAAAAAAATCATTATTCAAATATTGGTAATATGCCTGCTCCTCAAGTTCCAGTTGAAGATCACTCAAGATCAACAAGAAATATCgtatatagtaatatagaTCCTCCAATATCTATACCAGTTAATAAGACAGCTAAAACTGAAAAAGACATCATCTACAGCAATATTCAATGGAATTCTAAACCAGAAAATACATATTGTAACATTCCTTCTGCACTCAATAATG atGACTTACCACCACCACCAGAACCTTCAGAATATGTTCCATGTGTGCCGGGTAGTTCCTTCCCACCACCACCGGAAGAATTACCGCCTCCGCCAAGTCCTGTGTCATCTAGTTATAGCGAACTTAGACGCGCTACTTATCAAACTGATTTTCCACCTGACAATTATccaaatgatatttatggtCCAAGTTCACAATCCAGTTCTACATATGAATCTATATACGAACCAATTAATCCTAGACCACCATCACAATTATCTTGCAATTATTCCATGTACTCTGGTTATGGATCTGCTACATCTACTCAGCCCCAAGGAAAGGTCTCTCCAGTTAAGGAA gTGGACGTTTTGACTGATCTGTTAGTTCAAGGAATGGAAGATAATGCTGAAGACAGTGATATATATGGGATTTGTGCCCAGTGTGGTCGCAAAGTTGAAGGCGAAGGTACCGGTTGTTCCGCGATGGATAAGGTTTTCCATATTGACTGCTTCTGTTGTTATGTTTGTAAGGTTAACCTACAAGGTAAACCCTTCTATTCACTGGAAAACAAACCCTATTGCGAGGAAGATTATTTGAATACTTTGGAAAAGTGCTGCGTTTGCACTAGACCAATACTCGATAGAATATTAAGAGCTACAGGTAAACCTTATCATCCATCCTGTTTTACATGTGTTGTTTGCGGGCAAAGTTTGGATGGTATACCATTTACGGTAGACGCTACAAATCAGATTCATTGCATAGAATGTTTCCACAA AAAATTTGCACCTCGTTGTTGTGTTTGTAAGTTACCGATTATGCCAGAACCAGGACAAGAGGAAACTGTGCGTGTTGTAGCACTAGATCGTAGTTTTCATATTCAGTGTTACAAATGCGAGGATTGTGGGTTGGTTTTATCTTCTGATTCCGAGGGACGTGGATGCTATCCTTTAGATGACCATGTGTTATGCAAAAGCTGTAATGCTACTCGTGTGCAAGCATTAACGTCACATATGACGACTGAATTATAA
- the LOC126873349 gene encoding lipoma-preferred partner homolog isoform X3 encodes METSMIPQSYTIKAASVPSYSTVLNNSGQNEKSSNLYVNSPSPYVPLNIEKNDFSLPSTANGKDVPKNYQNNENFYVHQSDEKFEPKYGYDEKNHYSNIGNMPAPQVPVEDHSRSTRNIVYSNIDPPISIPVNKTAKTEKDIIYSNIQWNSKPENTYCNIPSALNNDDLPPPPEPSEYVPCVPGSSFPPPPEELPPPPSPVSSSYSELRRATYQTDFPPDNYPNDIYGPSSQSSSTYESIYEPINPRPPSQLSCNYSMYSGYGSATSTQPQGKVSPVKEVDVLTDLLVQGMEDNAEDSDIYGICAQCGRKVEGEGTGCSAMDKVFHIDCFCCYVCKVNLQGKPFYSLENKPYCEEDYLNTLEKCCVCTRPILDRILRATGKPYHPSCFTCVVCGQSLDGIPFTVDATNQIHCIECFHKKFAPRCCVCKLPIMPEPGQEETVRVVALDRSFHIQCYKCEDCGLVLSSDSEGRGCYPLDDHVLCKSCNATRVQALTSHMTTEL; translated from the exons ATGGAAACATCAATg ATACCACAAAGTTATACTATAAAGGCTGCATCAGTGCCATCATACAGTACAGTGCTTAATAATTCTGgccaaaatgaaaaatcatcAAATTTATACGTGAATTCTCCTTCACCATATGTGCCACTAAATATAGAGAAAAATGACTTTTCATTACCATCCACTGCGAATGGAAAAGATGTTCCTAAAAACTATCAGAACAATGAGAATTTTTATGTGCACCAATCAGATGAGAAATTTGAACCAAAATATGGATATGATGAAAAAAATCATTATTCAAATATTGGTAATATGCCTGCTCCTCAAGTTCCAGTTGAAGATCACTCAAGATCAACAAGAAATATCgtatatagtaatatagaTCCTCCAATATCTATACCAGTTAATAAGACAGCTAAAACTGAAAAAGACATCATCTACAGCAATATTCAATGGAATTCTAAACCAGAAAATACATATTGTAACATTCCTTCTGCACTCAATAATG atGACTTACCACCACCACCAGAACCTTCAGAATATGTTCCATGTGTGCCGGGTAGTTCCTTCCCACCACCACCGGAAGAATTACCGCCTCCGCCAAGTCCTGTGTCATCTAGTTATAGCGAACTTAGACGCGCTACTTATCAAACTGATTTTCCACCTGACAATTATccaaatgatatttatggtCCAAGTTCACAATCCAGTTCTACATATGAATCTATATACGAACCAATTAATCCTAGACCACCATCACAATTATCTTGCAATTATTCCATGTACTCTGGTTATGGATCTGCTACATCTACTCAGCCCCAAGGAAAGGTCTCTCCAGTTAAGGAA gTGGACGTTTTGACTGATCTGTTAGTTCAAGGAATGGAAGATAATGCTGAAGACAGTGATATATATGGGATTTGTGCCCAGTGTGGTCGCAAAGTTGAAGGCGAAGGTACCGGTTGTTCCGCGATGGATAAGGTTTTCCATATTGACTGCTTCTGTTGTTATGTTTGTAAGGTTAACCTACAAGGTAAACCCTTCTATTCACTGGAAAACAAACCCTATTGCGAGGAAGATTATTTGAATACTTTGGAAAAGTGCTGCGTTTGCACTAGACCAATACTCGATAGAATATTAAGAGCTACAGGTAAACCTTATCATCCATCCTGTTTTACATGTGTTGTTTGCGGGCAAAGTTTGGATGGTATACCATTTACGGTAGACGCTACAAATCAGATTCATTGCATAGAATGTTTCCACAA AAAATTTGCACCTCGTTGTTGTGTTTGTAAGTTACCGATTATGCCAGAACCAGGACAAGAGGAAACTGTGCGTGTTGTAGCACTAGATCGTAGTTTTCATATTCAGTGTTACAAATGCGAGGATTGTGGGTTGGTTTTATCTTCTGATTCCGAGGGACGTGGATGCTATCCTTTAGATGACCATGTGTTATGCAAAAGCTGTAATGCTACTCGTGTGCAAGCATTAACGTCACATATGACGACTGAATTATAA
- the LOC126873346 gene encoding GATA zinc finger domain-containing protein 14-like isoform X1, producing the protein MSSASTGGTEGSSPASSPASATSLTMAAPKYGTLVPNRIFVGGISANTSVEELAELFSSYGNVKATKIIADRAGVSKGYGFVTFETEEEAKRLQQESECIVLRERKLNIAPAIKKQPFNRSLDGGSGSPPSVPTSTYYYPNGMGLTYQNGMTFYNTTAPTPTTPIAPPTDPATIYQATGVFGPQAAGHQTFTPVMYPCPAPSLYMPQQYQYSPMPYECYAGAVAAGAHQYLYPTNNSQNSTSGGNSNSGSGNNGTGATSPPTGPPQPIPSLPPPPPTHFYPSAAPPPHHHPPVPAGPAPPQMDHIYYPFAAGPHPPPPPHASMGLTDQQLLLFPTDASCQQTSSSDGQVAPQEDSRSTSSHSEQAHGETQAASGSATPLVSLMPVKFPMSGRYTNYHPIAIHTANLYSSQTCLNETDDCSGNQMHCRAIVYHPAAVYIPHTHTSPFHNASGGTSLLPTPPSISQQLFDSSNKNQCFNSRDYTKSGNVNGQNNYSKSQNHGIALSHQNPFFRAQNVGNSQPYKHSNIDGSYKYTTPAMSSRFSMQYSKKAVGSNVGSPASFVAQRSSENYNQKSFGSNTTSGQQYSSTNTQKMFNSAANFDYANGRKTNSGGDQYFENATKPNNYPSRKNTTNYRNNGVIAGQTDGGNNSNSQSNDKYVTNIENENSNSQGVQGTENSSSEKPVSPPPAPYSPMTRPLPNLSPPTSQVQFYNPAQNRYQPSLAPSQHQQQPQQSNAQRRYTIAPALTASRKPTEKYANSNSQAATTTMLRQNKYKVNGIIQAGNKVADDSLGGAGDAPPGVGRMPITPPGTPRTHPGHPAGDQGQLSDACHQMQALTL; encoded by the exons ATG AGTTCGGCATCAACGGGTGGTACTGAGGGGTCTAGTCCAGCCTCTAGCCCTGCCTCAGCAACAAGTCTCACAATGGCTGCACCAAAATATGGTACCTTGGTTCCAAATCGTATCTTTGTAGGCGGTATTTCTGCTAATACCAGTGTAGAAGAACTTGCTGAGCTTTTCTCCTCTTATGGCAATGTAAAGGCtacaaaaataattgctgaccGAGCTGGTGTTTCCAAAGGTTATGGATTTGTTACATTTGAAACTGAGGAAGAAGCTAAAAGACTTCAGCAAGAG tCTGAATGCATTGTATTAAgggaaagaaaattaaatatagcaCCTGCAATTAAAAAACAACCTTTCAATAGATCTTTGGATGGTGGTTCTGGCTCGCCACCCTCTGTGCCTACTAGTACTTACTATTACCCAAATG gTATGGGGTTGACATACCAAAATGGCATGACATTTTATAACACAACAGCTCCAACACCAACGACACCAATTGCTCCACCGACCGATCCAGCAACTATTTATCAAGCTACTGGAGTGTTCG GACCACAAGCTGCTGGTCATCAAACTTTCACGCCTGTGATGTACCCGTGTCCTGCTCCATCTCTTTACATGCCACAACAATATCAGTATTCGCCTATGCCG TACGAGTGTTATGCAGGGGCAGTCGCCGCCGGAGCTCATCAGTACTTGTATCCAACGAACAACTCGCAGAACAGCACGAGTGGCGGTAACAGTAATTCCGGAAGTGGTAACAATGGCACAGGGGCGACGAGTCCACCAACGGGTCCTCCACAGCCAATTCCATCTTTACCCCCTCCGCCACCGACGCATTTCTATCCTTCTGCCGCTCCACCGCCGCATCATCATCCACCGGTGCCTGCAGGTCCTGCGCCTCCTCAGATGGACCACATTTATTATCCATTCGCAGCTGGACCCCATCCACCTCCTCCACCGCATGCATCCATGGGATTGACCGATCAGCAGCTATTGCTTTTCCCTACTGATGCCTCATGTCAACAAACGTCTTCGTCTGATGGTCAGGTTGCTCCCCAGGAG GATTCTCGTTCGACATCAAGCCACTCGGAGCAAGCACATGGTGAAACACAGGCTGCTTCAGGGTCAGCCACACCCTTGGTGTCCTTAATGCCCGTGAAATTTCCCATGTCCGGTCGTTACACCAATTATCATCCAATCGCTATACATACCGCTAACTTGTACAGTTCCCAGACATGTTTAAATGAAACTGACGATTGCAGTGGCAATCAGATGCATTGCAGGGCAATCGTGTATCATCCGGCAGCCGTTTACATTCCTCACACGCATACATCTCCATTTCATAACGCATCCGGTGGTACCAGCCTGTTGCCAACACCTCCGTCAATATCACAACAGTTATTCGATTCTTCGAACAAGAATCAGTGTTTCAATTCCAGAGATTACACGAAATCCGGGAACGTGAACGGCCAAAATAACTATTCGAAATCGCAGAATCATGGGATCGCGTTGTCTCATCAGAATCCATTCTTTCGAGCTCAAAATGTAGGGAATTCTCAACCGTACAAGCATAGTAACATAGATGGAAGCTATAAGTACACGACGCCGGCGATGAGTTCGCGATTCTCCATGCAGTATAGCAAAAAGGCGGTTGGCTCGAACGTGGGCTCCCCGGCTTCCTTCGTAGCACAAAGGTCATCGGAGAATTACAACCAAAAATCGTTTGGTTCGAATACAACCAGCGGTCAGCAATATAGTAGCACGAATACacagaaaatgtttaattCAGCGGCGAATTTCGATTACGCGAACGGCCGTAAGACTAATAGCGGCGGTGATCAGTATTTCGAGAACGCGACAAAACCGAATAACTATCCTAGCCGTAAAAATACGACGAACTATAGAAACAACGGGGTGATCGCCGGACAAACCGATGGAGGTAACAATTCCAATAGTCAGTCAAATGATAAATACGTGACTAATATCGAAAACGAGAATAGTAATTCGCAGGGTGTGCAAGGGACGGAGAATAGTAGTTCGGAGAAGCCGGTGAGCCCACCGCCAGCACCGTATTCGCCCATGACAAGACCCCTTCCAAATTTGTCACCACCCACCTCCCAGGTCCAGTTCTACAATCCGGCGCAAAACCGCTATCAGCCATCCTTAGCCCCGTCCCAGCATCAGCAGCAGCCACAACAGTCGAACGCTCAACGTCGGTACACCATCGCCCCTGCGTTGACCGCGAGCAGAAAACCGACGGAGAAGTACGCGAATTCCAATTCCCAGGCAGCTACTACAACGATGTTACGGCAGAACAAGTACAAGGTCAATGGAATAATACAGGCCGGTAACAAAGTAGCGGACGATAGTCTTGGAGGAGCCGGTGATGCTCCACCAGGCGTTGGAAGAATGCCAATAACACCGCCCGGAACGCCAAGGACTCATCCGGGTCATCCTGCTGGCGACCAAGGTCAGCTGAGCGACGCGTGCCATCAGATGCAAGCTCTGACCCTTTAA
- the LOC126873346 gene encoding GATA zinc finger domain-containing protein 14-like isoform X2, with protein MAAPKYGTLVPNRIFVGGISANTSVEELAELFSSYGNVKATKIIADRAGVSKGYGFVTFETEEEAKRLQQESECIVLRERKLNIAPAIKKQPFNRSLDGGSGSPPSVPTSTYYYPNGMGLTYQNGMTFYNTTAPTPTTPIAPPTDPATIYQATGVFGPQAAGHQTFTPVMYPCPAPSLYMPQQYQYSPMPYECYAGAVAAGAHQYLYPTNNSQNSTSGGNSNSGSGNNGTGATSPPTGPPQPIPSLPPPPPTHFYPSAAPPPHHHPPVPAGPAPPQMDHIYYPFAAGPHPPPPPHASMGLTDQQLLLFPTDASCQQTSSSDGQVAPQEDSRSTSSHSEQAHGETQAASGSATPLVSLMPVKFPMSGRYTNYHPIAIHTANLYSSQTCLNETDDCSGNQMHCRAIVYHPAAVYIPHTHTSPFHNASGGTSLLPTPPSISQQLFDSSNKNQCFNSRDYTKSGNVNGQNNYSKSQNHGIALSHQNPFFRAQNVGNSQPYKHSNIDGSYKYTTPAMSSRFSMQYSKKAVGSNVGSPASFVAQRSSENYNQKSFGSNTTSGQQYSSTNTQKMFNSAANFDYANGRKTNSGGDQYFENATKPNNYPSRKNTTNYRNNGVIAGQTDGGNNSNSQSNDKYVTNIENENSNSQGVQGTENSSSEKPVSPPPAPYSPMTRPLPNLSPPTSQVQFYNPAQNRYQPSLAPSQHQQQPQQSNAQRRYTIAPALTASRKPTEKYANSNSQAATTTMLRQNKYKVNGIIQAGNKVADDSLGGAGDAPPGVGRMPITPPGTPRTHPGHPAGDQGQLSDACHQMQALTL; from the exons ATGGCTGCACCAAAATATGGTACCTTGGTTCCAAATCGTATCTTTGTAGGCGGTATTTCTGCTAATACCAGTGTAGAAGAACTTGCTGAGCTTTTCTCCTCTTATGGCAATGTAAAGGCtacaaaaataattgctgaccGAGCTGGTGTTTCCAAAGGTTATGGATTTGTTACATTTGAAACTGAGGAAGAAGCTAAAAGACTTCAGCAAGAG tCTGAATGCATTGTATTAAgggaaagaaaattaaatatagcaCCTGCAATTAAAAAACAACCTTTCAATAGATCTTTGGATGGTGGTTCTGGCTCGCCACCCTCTGTGCCTACTAGTACTTACTATTACCCAAATG gTATGGGGTTGACATACCAAAATGGCATGACATTTTATAACACAACAGCTCCAACACCAACGACACCAATTGCTCCACCGACCGATCCAGCAACTATTTATCAAGCTACTGGAGTGTTCG GACCACAAGCTGCTGGTCATCAAACTTTCACGCCTGTGATGTACCCGTGTCCTGCTCCATCTCTTTACATGCCACAACAATATCAGTATTCGCCTATGCCG TACGAGTGTTATGCAGGGGCAGTCGCCGCCGGAGCTCATCAGTACTTGTATCCAACGAACAACTCGCAGAACAGCACGAGTGGCGGTAACAGTAATTCCGGAAGTGGTAACAATGGCACAGGGGCGACGAGTCCACCAACGGGTCCTCCACAGCCAATTCCATCTTTACCCCCTCCGCCACCGACGCATTTCTATCCTTCTGCCGCTCCACCGCCGCATCATCATCCACCGGTGCCTGCAGGTCCTGCGCCTCCTCAGATGGACCACATTTATTATCCATTCGCAGCTGGACCCCATCCACCTCCTCCACCGCATGCATCCATGGGATTGACCGATCAGCAGCTATTGCTTTTCCCTACTGATGCCTCATGTCAACAAACGTCTTCGTCTGATGGTCAGGTTGCTCCCCAGGAG GATTCTCGTTCGACATCAAGCCACTCGGAGCAAGCACATGGTGAAACACAGGCTGCTTCAGGGTCAGCCACACCCTTGGTGTCCTTAATGCCCGTGAAATTTCCCATGTCCGGTCGTTACACCAATTATCATCCAATCGCTATACATACCGCTAACTTGTACAGTTCCCAGACATGTTTAAATGAAACTGACGATTGCAGTGGCAATCAGATGCATTGCAGGGCAATCGTGTATCATCCGGCAGCCGTTTACATTCCTCACACGCATACATCTCCATTTCATAACGCATCCGGTGGTACCAGCCTGTTGCCAACACCTCCGTCAATATCACAACAGTTATTCGATTCTTCGAACAAGAATCAGTGTTTCAATTCCAGAGATTACACGAAATCCGGGAACGTGAACGGCCAAAATAACTATTCGAAATCGCAGAATCATGGGATCGCGTTGTCTCATCAGAATCCATTCTTTCGAGCTCAAAATGTAGGGAATTCTCAACCGTACAAGCATAGTAACATAGATGGAAGCTATAAGTACACGACGCCGGCGATGAGTTCGCGATTCTCCATGCAGTATAGCAAAAAGGCGGTTGGCTCGAACGTGGGCTCCCCGGCTTCCTTCGTAGCACAAAGGTCATCGGAGAATTACAACCAAAAATCGTTTGGTTCGAATACAACCAGCGGTCAGCAATATAGTAGCACGAATACacagaaaatgtttaattCAGCGGCGAATTTCGATTACGCGAACGGCCGTAAGACTAATAGCGGCGGTGATCAGTATTTCGAGAACGCGACAAAACCGAATAACTATCCTAGCCGTAAAAATACGACGAACTATAGAAACAACGGGGTGATCGCCGGACAAACCGATGGAGGTAACAATTCCAATAGTCAGTCAAATGATAAATACGTGACTAATATCGAAAACGAGAATAGTAATTCGCAGGGTGTGCAAGGGACGGAGAATAGTAGTTCGGAGAAGCCGGTGAGCCCACCGCCAGCACCGTATTCGCCCATGACAAGACCCCTTCCAAATTTGTCACCACCCACCTCCCAGGTCCAGTTCTACAATCCGGCGCAAAACCGCTATCAGCCATCCTTAGCCCCGTCCCAGCATCAGCAGCAGCCACAACAGTCGAACGCTCAACGTCGGTACACCATCGCCCCTGCGTTGACCGCGAGCAGAAAACCGACGGAGAAGTACGCGAATTCCAATTCCCAGGCAGCTACTACAACGATGTTACGGCAGAACAAGTACAAGGTCAATGGAATAATACAGGCCGGTAACAAAGTAGCGGACGATAGTCTTGGAGGAGCCGGTGATGCTCCACCAGGCGTTGGAAGAATGCCAATAACACCGCCCGGAACGCCAAGGACTCATCCGGGTCATCCTGCTGGCGACCAAGGTCAGCTGAGCGACGCGTGCCATCAGATGCAAGCTCTGACCCTTTAA
- the LOC126873277 gene encoding transcription factor 15-like, with the protein MAARKKEESSKQRYQANARERDRTHRRIFSYEKFANTLSEGKESKREIQEIQSSLCSVNTAFSTLRTLIPTEPADRKLSKIETLRLASSYISHLGAVLVAGPIDQPCLRVEDSSGLYGTNYWTDSQTRPQVCTFCLAMHKKYNLNITSGAISNY; encoded by the exons ATGGCTGcacgaaagaaagaggaatCATCAAAGCAACGTTATCAAGCTAACGCACGTGAAAGGGATCGCACTCATAg GAGAATATTCAGTTATGAAAAATTCGCGAATACTCTAAGCGAGGGTAAGGAATCCAAACGCGAAATTCAAGAAATCCAATCTTCGCTCTGCAGTGTGAACACGGCTTTCAGTACCTTGAGAACTTTAATACCAACGGAACCTGCGGATAGGAAATTATCAAAAATAGAGACATTGAGATTAGCGAGCAGTTACATCAGCCATTTGGGTGCTGTTCTTGTTGCCGGTCCTATAGATCAACCGTGTTTACGCGTTGAGGATAGCAGCGGACTTTACGGAACAAATTATTGGACTGATTCACAAACAAGGCCGCAAGTCTGCACTTTTTGCCTTGCTATGCACAAAAAATAT AACTTAAATATTACTTCAGGagcaatttcaaattattga